Proteins from one Thioflavicoccus mobilis 8321 genomic window:
- a CDS encoding acetyl-CoA C-acetyltransferase: protein MSESIVIVAAARTAVGSFGGGLSSLPATELGATVVKALLERAGIGADQVDEVIFGQVLAAGVGQNPARQTTLAAGLPEKVPAMTINKVCGSGLKAVHLAMQAVACGDAEVVIAGGQESMSQSTHVLPRSRSGQRMGDWTMKDTMIVDGLWDAFNQCHMGVTAENVATKYGLTREAQDAFALESQQKTEGAQKAGRFADEIVPVAIPQRKGDPIVFDTDEFPRHGTKAEALAKLRPAFAKEGTVTAGNASGINDGAAAVIVMTESKAQALGLKPLARLVAFASAGVDPAIMGTGPIPASTKCLEKAGWTPSDLDLIEANEAFAAQALSVNKEMGWDPSKVNVNGGAIAIGHPIGASGARVLVTLLYEMQRRDAKKGLATLCIGGGQGVALAIERD, encoded by the coding sequence ATGAGTGAATCAATCGTGATCGTGGCGGCGGCTCGTACCGCCGTTGGCAGCTTTGGTGGCGGTCTGTCTTCTCTTCCGGCGACCGAACTCGGTGCGACTGTGGTCAAGGCCCTCCTGGAACGTGCGGGTATTGGTGCTGACCAGGTCGACGAAGTGATCTTCGGGCAGGTGTTGGCGGCTGGTGTCGGGCAGAATCCGGCGCGCCAGACGACGCTCGCCGCCGGGTTGCCCGAGAAGGTGCCGGCGATGACCATCAACAAGGTCTGTGGCAGCGGGTTGAAGGCCGTCCACCTGGCCATGCAGGCCGTCGCTTGCGGCGATGCCGAGGTCGTCATCGCTGGCGGCCAAGAGAGCATGAGTCAGTCCACGCACGTGTTGCCGCGGTCGCGCTCGGGCCAACGGATGGGCGATTGGACGATGAAGGATACGATGATCGTCGACGGGCTTTGGGACGCCTTCAACCAGTGCCACATGGGCGTCACGGCCGAGAACGTGGCGACCAAATATGGTTTAACGCGCGAGGCCCAGGATGCCTTCGCGCTCGAGTCTCAGCAGAAGACCGAGGGGGCCCAGAAGGCGGGGCGTTTCGCCGACGAGATCGTCCCGGTAGCGATCCCGCAACGCAAGGGCGACCCGATCGTCTTCGACACCGACGAGTTTCCGCGCCACGGGACCAAGGCCGAGGCGCTCGCCAAGCTCCGCCCGGCCTTCGCGAAAGAGGGTACCGTCACTGCTGGCAACGCCTCGGGCATCAACGACGGCGCCGCGGCGGTGATCGTCATGACCGAGTCCAAGGCCCAGGCGCTCGGCCTGAAGCCGTTGGCGCGCCTCGTCGCCTTCGCGAGCGCTGGAGTCGACCCGGCGATCATGGGCACCGGGCCGATTCCGGCCTCGACCAAGTGTCTGGAGAAGGCCGGTTGGACGCCGTCTGATCTCGACCTAATCGAGGCCAACGAGGCCTTCGCCGCCCAGGCGCTATCGGTCAACAAGGAGATGGGCTGGGACCCGAGCAAGGTCAACGTCAATGGCGGAGCGATCGCCATCGGACATCCGATCGGCGCCTCGGGTGCACGCGTGTTGGTGACGTTACTCTACGAGATGCAGCGTCGCGATGCGAAAAAGGGTCTGGCGACCCTCTGCATCGGCGGTGGCCAGGGTGTGGCACTGGCGATCGAGCGCGACTGA
- the phaR gene encoding polyhydroxyalkanoate synthesis repressor PhaR — MSTVRVIKKYPNRRLYDTEVSRYITLADVRELVMKCVPLQVIDTANEADITRAILLQIMLEEESGGEPLFTANMLAQIIRFYGGTLQGLFARYLEESLEVFAKQQQQIQQTWGEGPLEAMGRLAQRNMQIWADMQQEFLRAAGFDRDSRREDEKPVR, encoded by the coding sequence ATGAGCACAGTGCGCGTCATCAAGAAGTACCCGAACCGCCGGCTGTACGACACCGAAGTCAGCCGCTATATCACCCTCGCCGACGTCCGCGAACTCGTCATGAAGTGCGTGCCGTTGCAGGTCATCGATACGGCCAACGAGGCGGATATCACGCGAGCCATCTTGTTGCAGATCATGCTGGAGGAGGAGAGCGGCGGCGAGCCGCTGTTCACCGCCAACATGCTGGCCCAGATCATCCGTTTTTACGGCGGTACCCTTCAGGGTCTCTTCGCCCGCTATCTCGAGGAGTCGCTGGAGGTTTTCGCCAAGCAACAGCAGCAGATCCAGCAGACCTGGGGCGAGGGTCCGTTGGAGGCGATGGGGCGCCTGGCACAACGGAACATGCAGATCTGGGCCGATATGCAGCAAGAGTTCTTGCGCGCCGCCGGTTTCGACCGCGATTCCAGGCGCGAGGACGAAAAGCCAGTTCGTTAG
- a CDS encoding phasin family protein, producing MTINETVKTATDMTAKGMDRFNSMTELNMRTWEKLAGRQMDLFGLCLEQGVRLATLATESKNYSDYLKGQTDIVKEMSERMMAETKTSMQLIGEVRDDYRGWYERGLSELSTDLREVVAPAARA from the coding sequence ATGACTATCAACGAGACTGTGAAGACCGCGACTGACATGACGGCCAAGGGCATGGATCGATTCAACTCGATGACCGAGCTCAATATGCGGACCTGGGAGAAGTTGGCTGGACGCCAGATGGACTTGTTCGGCCTCTGCTTGGAGCAGGGCGTGCGTCTGGCGACGTTGGCGACCGAGTCGAAGAACTACAGCGACTATCTGAAGGGCCAGACTGACATCGTCAAGGAGATGAGCGAGCGCATGATGGCTGAGACCAAGACCAGCATGCAGCTGATCGGTGAAGTCCGTGACGATTATCGCGGCTGGTATGAACGCGGCCTGTCCGAATTGTCCACGGATCTGCGTGAGGTCGTCGCCCCGGCCGCCCGGGCCTGA